Proteins found in one Erwinia sp. SLM-02 genomic segment:
- a CDS encoding transporter substrate-binding domain-containing protein — translation MPAFKTVLRRLALPVAVTLAMTAAGASYAESVRTIKIATAAESKPLSWGAIGVEPQGYEPDVLKAVNAKLPQYKFVMEGAADIAQETGLVTGKYDMATGGYYKAPARSKQFLIPDSPMGASLMKIYSRKDDKIEDMKSLVGKKIVPVTAGGGVYKFITQWQQENPGDKIDIKASSAGIPYPDRLKEVQNGKYDALILPSNLGEQTVIDNQKLNIVASEPVVINNTYALIHKSDENKALSEDISKALKELKEDGTLDKLSVKWFGEDVSKYIK, via the coding sequence ATGCCTGCATTCAAAACTGTTTTACGCCGCCTGGCCCTGCCGGTTGCCGTCACGCTGGCGATGACCGCCGCCGGAGCCAGCTATGCGGAATCCGTCCGCACCATCAAAATCGCCACCGCTGCAGAATCCAAGCCGCTCTCCTGGGGCGCAATCGGCGTGGAGCCGCAGGGCTACGAGCCGGACGTGCTGAAGGCGGTTAACGCCAAGCTGCCGCAGTACAAATTTGTGATGGAAGGCGCGGCGGATATCGCTCAGGAAACCGGGCTGGTCACCGGAAAATACGACATGGCGACCGGCGGCTATTACAAAGCGCCCGCGCGCAGCAAGCAGTTCCTGATCCCCGACAGCCCGATGGGCGCCAGCCTGATGAAGATCTACAGCCGTAAAGACGACAAGATCGAAGATATGAAATCGCTGGTCGGCAAGAAAATCGTGCCGGTCACCGCCGGCGGAGGCGTGTATAAGTTCATCACCCAGTGGCAGCAGGAAAACCCGGGCGACAAGATTGATATTAAAGCCTCCAGCGCCGGGATCCCATACCCGGACCGCCTGAAAGAAGTACAGAACGGCAAGTACGATGCGCTGATCCTGCCTTCAAACCTCGGCGAGCAGACCGTTATCGACAACCAGAAGCTGAACATCGTGGCCAGCGAGCCGGTGGTCATCAACAATACCTATGCGCTGATCCACAAGTCCGATGAGAACAAGGCCCTGAGCGAAGACATCAGCAAAGCGCTGAAAGAGCTGAAGGAGGACGGCACGCTGGATAAGCTGTCGGTGAAATGGTTTGGCGAAGACGTCAGCAAGTACATCAAGTAA
- a CDS encoding amino acid ABC transporter permease translates to MIPELLSALPLTLGIMFVAIIVGFFLALIATTLRVYRIPVVGQLADLYVSYARSVPVVLQLFVAFYGLPLVTSLLGLGDVFSANVAAMIGLSLYHGGYLSEVLRPAWLAVERGQHDAADSLGYSFRQKMFRVIGPQAVHIALPGYGNAIIYLIHNVALVMYIGAADIMATAHLIMERDYNQYQFGTYLVLAVIYSLLCLVAWLIVRFFEGRHAKYSSKTAASKVKFTASL, encoded by the coding sequence ATGATTCCCGAGCTGCTGTCGGCCCTGCCGCTGACGCTCGGGATTATGTTCGTCGCCATCATCGTCGGGTTTTTCCTCGCGCTGATCGCCACAACCCTCCGGGTTTACCGGATCCCCGTGGTCGGCCAGCTGGCCGACCTGTACGTATCCTATGCCCGCAGCGTGCCGGTGGTGCTGCAGCTGTTCGTCGCCTTTTACGGACTGCCGCTGGTGACATCACTGCTTGGGCTGGGCGACGTGTTCTCGGCCAACGTGGCGGCGATGATCGGGCTGAGCCTGTATCACGGCGGCTATCTGTCCGAGGTGCTGCGCCCGGCCTGGCTGGCCGTTGAACGTGGACAGCACGACGCGGCAGACAGCCTCGGCTATTCGTTCCGGCAGAAAATGTTTCGCGTCATCGGCCCGCAGGCGGTGCATATCGCGCTGCCCGGCTACGGTAACGCAATCATCTACCTGATCCACAACGTGGCGCTGGTGATGTACATCGGAGCCGCCGATATTATGGCAACGGCGCACCTGATTATGGAACGCGACTACAACCAGTATCAGTTCGGCACCTATCTGGTGCTGGCGGTGATCTACTCGCTGCTGTGTCTGGTGGCCTGGCTTATCGTGCGCTTCTTTGAAGGCCGCCACGCGAAGTACAGCTCAAAAACGGCCGCTTCGAAGGTGAAGTTCACGGCGAGTCTCTGA
- a CDS encoding amino acid ABC transporter permease: MFDIDVLLPDFWSILDAVPVTLGMAVLIFITSTLVGGLFALVEYRRIPVLRQLVIAYKVAFKGMPMVVVIFLAYYGLPPALHFVASVLNVEVNAHSLPNWVIIIVALTACVSAFQAEVVKGALNSFDSGQSDAAHSLGYSNWQLFRRVMFPQIIVSAIPDLANSFMVIMKALSLAFAIEVVDIFAQAQLTAALNFYYLEAFAIAVLFYMVIAWVVTRVADKIEAALRVRT; this comes from the coding sequence ATGTTTGATATCGATGTACTGCTGCCGGATTTCTGGAGCATTCTGGACGCCGTGCCCGTTACGCTGGGGATGGCGGTGCTGATTTTTATCACCTCCACGCTGGTCGGTGGCCTGTTCGCGCTGGTGGAATACCGGCGCATCCCGGTGCTGCGCCAGCTGGTGATTGCTTATAAGGTGGCCTTTAAGGGAATGCCGATGGTGGTGGTGATTTTCCTCGCCTACTACGGCCTGCCGCCCGCGCTGCATTTTGTTGCCTCGGTGCTGAACGTGGAAGTGAACGCCCATTCCCTGCCGAACTGGGTAATCATCATCGTGGCGCTGACCGCCTGCGTGTCGGCGTTTCAGGCCGAGGTGGTGAAGGGGGCGCTGAACTCCTTCGACAGCGGCCAGTCCGATGCCGCGCACTCGCTGGGCTACAGCAACTGGCAGCTGTTCCGCCGGGTGATGTTCCCGCAGATTATCGTCTCGGCGATACCTGACCTGGCGAACTCGTTTATGGTGATTATGAAGGCGCTGTCGTTGGCCTTTGCCATTGAGGTGGTGGATATCTTCGCCCAGGCGCAACTGACCGCCGCACTGAACTTCTACTACCTGGAAGCCTTCGCCATTGCGGTGCTGTTCTATATGGTGATTGCATGGGTGGTGACCAGGGTCGCCGATAAGATTGAAGCGGCGCTGCGGGTCAGAACGTAA
- a CDS encoding LysE family translocator, with protein sequence MDVNLAGFLPALLPVALSPGASFTLAMNSALAGGRSGLVRTLVGTALGIYTHALLIGLGVTAVLVASPAMFGVLKVAGTLYLLWLGVQLIRSGLKADAKDFSGGEGAITLKSAWLANVLNPKAIVFYLTVVSQFAGRQGDITDYLVLASVHIAVMCLWLMAASYLLIFSASKADPVKIKKTVNIAGGALLIIFSVLAAFH encoded by the coding sequence ATGGATGTTAATCTGGCAGGTTTTCTCCCCGCCCTGTTGCCCGTTGCGCTGTCACCCGGAGCCAGCTTTACGCTGGCGATGAACAGCGCCCTCGCCGGTGGCCGCAGCGGCCTGGTTCGCACGCTGGTGGGCACCGCGCTGGGGATTTATACCCACGCGCTACTGATCGGGCTGGGGGTGACGGCCGTTCTGGTGGCCTCCCCCGCGATGTTTGGCGTGCTGAAAGTGGCCGGGACACTGTATCTGCTGTGGCTCGGGGTACAGCTGATCCGCAGCGGTTTAAAAGCGGACGCGAAGGATTTCAGCGGCGGTGAAGGGGCCATCACGCTAAAGAGTGCCTGGCTGGCGAACGTACTCAACCCCAAGGCCATCGTGTTTTATCTGACCGTGGTGTCGCAGTTTGCGGGGCGACAGGGCGACATAACCGATTATCTCGTTCTGGCGTCGGTGCATATCGCGGTGATGTGTTTATGGCTGATGGCTGCCAGCTATTTACTGATTTTCTCCGCCAGCAAAGCCGATCCGGTGAAGATTAAAAAAACCGTGAATATTGCCGGTGGTGCGCTGTTAATTATCTTTTCAGTTCTGGCGGCTTTTCACTGA
- a CDS encoding DMT family transporter, which yields MSSRQGHADIFLVCTTLIAAFGWICSREAVSGMPTMAFLGLRFLLAGLLLLCFCKRSELRQALHHRRSVLISGLLLACCMLLWIYGVATTRSLGEGAFIMSLSMLFVPIVAWVILQARPSASFWISLPVGMVGLGLLTLKKDIVFEPSQFFFLGSAILQAIYFCYNTKYASFVSVRPLASFQLICTGVIASVLSLLLETWPPQVALSTWGWLAASVLIATSLRFWLQLKGQSMTSAANAALIMLLEPLLTVVAAALWFTEMMSLQQMLGCALILLSLLYYRMRAGRTK from the coding sequence ATGTCGTCACGGCAGGGCCACGCAGATATCTTTTTGGTATGCACCACGCTGATTGCCGCATTCGGCTGGATCTGTTCCAGGGAGGCGGTGTCCGGCATGCCGACCATGGCGTTTCTCGGCCTGCGTTTCCTGCTGGCCGGCCTGCTGCTGCTCTGCTTTTGCAAACGAAGCGAATTAAGACAGGCTCTGCACCACCGTCGGTCGGTCCTGATCAGCGGGCTGCTGCTGGCCTGCTGTATGCTGCTGTGGATATACGGCGTCGCCACCACCCGATCGCTGGGGGAGGGGGCGTTTATTATGAGCCTGTCGATGCTGTTTGTTCCGATTGTGGCGTGGGTGATCCTGCAGGCTCGCCCGTCGGCGTCATTCTGGATTTCGCTGCCGGTCGGGATGGTAGGTCTGGGGCTGCTGACCCTGAAAAAGGATATCGTATTCGAACCCAGCCAGTTCTTTTTCCTCGGCTCGGCCATCCTGCAGGCCATCTACTTTTGCTATAACACCAAATACGCCAGCTTTGTTTCCGTGCGTCCGCTGGCGTCCTTCCAGCTGATCTGTACCGGCGTTATTGCTTCCGTACTCTCCCTGCTGCTGGAAACCTGGCCGCCGCAGGTTGCGCTGTCCACATGGGGGTGGCTGGCCGCCAGCGTGCTGATCGCCACCAGCCTGCGCTTCTGGTTACAGCTTAAAGGGCAGAGCATGACCAGCGCCGCCAACGCCGCGCTGATTATGCTGCTGGAGCCGCTGCTGACCGTGGTCGCCGCCGCACTGTGGTTTACAGAGATGATGAGCCTGCAGCAGATGCTGGGCTGCGCGCTGATCCTGTTGTCGCTTCTCTATTATCGGATGAGGGCGGGCAGAACAAAATAA
- a CDS encoding amino acid ABC transporter ATP-binding protein encodes MLELNDITLSYGSTPILKGVNLAVNRGDVVSIIGPSGTGKTTLLRCINSLAKPSSGSITFDDIHMDYRSANKAAIQAIRLRTAMVFQQFNVFKNMTVLENVMDPLMVVQRKSKEQAREIARQELDRVGLSSKLDNYPSQLSGGQLQRTGIARALAVRPDVILFDEPTSSLDPELVGEVLKVIKDVTSSGITSLLVTHEMQFAKSISNRIVFMDQGVVAAEGSPAEIFDNPSTPRLAQFLNAERII; translated from the coding sequence ATGCTTGAACTTAACGATATTACGCTCTCCTACGGCAGCACCCCGATCCTGAAAGGCGTCAACCTTGCGGTCAATCGTGGCGATGTGGTGTCGATAATCGGCCCGAGCGGCACCGGTAAAACCACGCTGCTGCGCTGCATTAACTCTCTGGCGAAGCCGTCGTCGGGCAGCATCACCTTTGATGATATCCACATGGATTATCGCTCGGCGAATAAGGCGGCAATTCAGGCTATCCGCCTGCGTACCGCCATGGTGTTCCAGCAGTTCAACGTCTTTAAAAATATGACGGTGCTGGAAAACGTGATGGATCCGCTGATGGTGGTTCAGCGCAAATCGAAAGAGCAAGCGCGGGAAATCGCCCGCCAGGAGCTGGATCGCGTGGGCCTGTCGTCCAAACTCGACAATTATCCGTCGCAGCTTTCCGGCGGCCAGCTGCAGCGTACCGGCATCGCCCGCGCGCTGGCGGTGCGCCCGGATGTGATCCTGTTTGATGAACCGACCTCATCGCTGGACCCGGAACTGGTGGGCGAAGTGCTGAAGGTGATTAAAGATGTGACGTCTTCCGGCATTACCTCGCTGCTGGTGACGCACGAAATGCAGTTTGCCAAAAGTATCTCTAACCGGATTGTATTTATGGATCAGGGCGTGGTGGCTGCAGAAGGCAGCCCGGCGGAGATCTTTGATAACCCGTCCACGCCACGACTCGCGCAATTCCTTAACGCTGAACGCATCATCTAA
- a CDS encoding peroxidase-related enzyme (This protein belongs to a clade of uncharacterized proteins related to peroxidases such as the alkylhydroperoxidase AhpD.) yields the protein MIPSVTLKPLSWHPRIAPVELADATPEQLAAMQVTPSNKKVSEYVRTLAHDPESYVARTLLFNAIMYVEGGLDRADRELGALGASLVNGCKYCAVVHARRHAQLRKDNALVSALYYDRADQLGPRDAAIYRFARRLSVTPSEATPEDVAALREVGMDDREIIDLIHATAIFGWANRLMHVLGHAGVEK from the coding sequence ATGATCCCGTCCGTTACCCTGAAACCGCTGAGCTGGCACCCGCGGATCGCCCCGGTTGAGCTGGCCGACGCCACCCCGGAACAGCTTGCTGCGATGCAGGTTACGCCGTCGAACAAAAAAGTGTCGGAGTACGTGCGCACCCTGGCCCATGACCCGGAAAGCTACGTGGCCCGCACGCTGCTGTTCAACGCCATTATGTACGTGGAGGGCGGCCTGGATCGCGCCGACCGCGAACTGGGCGCGCTGGGCGCATCGCTGGTCAACGGCTGTAAATACTGCGCCGTGGTACACGCCCGCCGCCACGCGCAGCTGCGCAAAGATAACGCCCTGGTCAGCGCCCTGTATTACGACCGGGCTGACCAGCTCGGTCCGCGCGATGCGGCCATCTATCGCTTCGCCCGCCGCCTGTCGGTCACGCCGTCGGAAGCCACGCCGGAAGATGTGGCGGCGCTGCGCGAGGTGGGCATGGACGATCGCGAAATTATCGATCTGATCCACGCCACCGCCATTTTTGGCTGGGCGAATCGCCTGATGCACGTCCTCGGCCATGCCGGGGTGGAAAAATAA